In a single window of the Rhodamnia argentea isolate NSW1041297 chromosome 2, ASM2092103v1, whole genome shotgun sequence genome:
- the LOC115738621 gene encoding bZIP transcription factor 27-like, translated as MSTMWSTPRLNKNATANNGNAENNGVTVVAYSSSSPLPFSALSPLPTAPSTSIKSMDDIWKDINLGFLKDPPDHRQPPAPAAISTSINGVGLGFQGTVLTNFLAGPARDYPPRGSGFGSDVPTTRLSLNSSEADAQGVAAAGQVQGPCGRGGGVGADSPPLVPRFSSLCGKGSSNNGDRNDPRDRKFKRLVKNRESAARSRARRQAYTTGLEIEIAHLQKENANLRRQQEKLRLAPPPDIPKKKRLQRTFTAPF; from the exons ATGTCCACCATGTGGTCAACGCCACGTCTGAACAAGAACGCCACAGCCAACAACGGCAACGCTGAGAACAACGGAGTCACGGTCGTTGCTTACTCCTCCTCGTCTCCCCTGCCTTTCTCGGCGCTCTCTCCCCTCCCCACCGCTCCCTCGACCTCGATCAAGTCCATGGACGACATCTGGAAGGACATCAACCTCGGCTTCCTCAAGGACCCTCCCGACCACCGCCAGccccccgcccccgccgccaTCTCCACCTCCATCAACGGCGTCGGCCTCGGCTTCCAGGGCACCGTCCTCACCAACTTCTTGGCTGGCCCCGCCAGGGATTACCCGCCGCGAGGATCCGGCTTCGGCTCCGACGTCCCGACTACCAGATTGAGCCTGAACAGCTCGGAGGCTGATGCGCAGGGTGTTGCTGCTGCAGGACAAGTTCAAGGGCCGTGCGGTCGCGGCGGCGGTGTTGGCGCTGATTCGCCTCCTTTGGTTCCaaggttttcttctttgtgtGGGAAGGGGAGCTCTAACAATGGTGACCGTAACGATCCACGCGATCGCAAGTTCAAGCGCTTGGTCAAGAACAGAGAGTCCGCCGCCCGTTCCAGAGCCAGAAGACAG GCGTACACAACGGGGCTGGAAATTGAGATCGCCCATTTGCAGAAAGAGAATGCTAACCTCAGAAGACAGCAAGAAAAG CTTCGCTTGGCGCCTCCTCCTGACAttccgaagaagaagagactCCAGAGAACCTTCACAGCCCCATTTTAA